The Brenneria rubrifaciens genome has a window encoding:
- the gshB gene encoding glutathione synthase — protein sequence MIKLGIVMDPIDAINIKKDTSFAMLLEAQRRGWELHYMEMNDLYLHAGVARATTRRLNVQYDYDGWYDFSGEQDIALEELDAVLMRKDPPFDTEFIYATYILERAEEKGTLIVNKPQSLRDCNEKLFTAWFPHLTPDTLVTRSADKLRQFHQKHGDVILKPLDGMGGASIFRLKQDDANVSVIIETLTEHASRYCMAQNYLPAIKEGDKRVLVVDGEPVPYCLARIPKTGETRGNLAAGGRGEARPLSDSDWKIARDVAPTLKQKGLIFVGLDIIGDRLTEINVTSPTCVREIEAAYQDVSITGMLMDAIEKRLATRNS from the coding sequence ATGATTAAACTCGGTATTGTGATGGACCCTATCGACGCCATCAATATCAAGAAAGACACCAGCTTCGCCATGCTGCTGGAAGCACAACGCCGCGGTTGGGAACTTCATTATATGGAGATGAACGATCTCTACCTGCACGCAGGCGTTGCACGGGCAACCACCCGCCGTTTGAACGTCCAGTACGATTACGATGGCTGGTATGATTTCTCCGGCGAACAGGATATCGCGCTGGAAGAGCTGGACGCCGTGCTAATGCGTAAAGATCCGCCTTTCGATACGGAATTCATTTACGCAACCTACATTCTGGAGCGCGCGGAAGAGAAAGGTACGTTGATCGTCAACAAACCCCAGAGTCTACGCGACTGTAACGAAAAGCTTTTCACCGCCTGGTTCCCGCATCTGACACCGGATACGCTGGTTACCCGCAGCGCGGACAAGCTGCGTCAATTCCATCAGAAACACGGGGATGTGATCCTGAAACCGCTGGATGGCATGGGCGGCGCGTCGATTTTCCGTTTGAAACAGGATGATGCCAACGTTTCGGTCATCATTGAAACGCTGACCGAACATGCTAGCCGCTACTGTATGGCGCAAAACTATCTGCCAGCGATTAAAGAGGGTGATAAACGCGTGCTGGTGGTCGACGGCGAACCCGTTCCTTATTGCCTGGCGCGTATTCCGAAAACTGGCGAAACACGCGGCAATCTGGCGGCCGGCGGCCGGGGAGAGGCCCGACCGCTCAGCGACAGCGACTGGAAAATTGCCCGCGACGTCGCACCGACGCTAAAGCAAAAAGGGCTGATTTTTGTTGGTCTGGATATCATTGGCGATCGATTAACGGAAATTAACGTCACCAGCCCCACCTGCGTACGCGAAATTGAAGCCGCTTACCAGGATGTCTCCATTACGGGCATGCTGATGGACGCCATTGAAAAACGCCTGGCTACGCGCAACAGCTAA
- the rsmE gene encoding 16S rRNA (uracil(1498)-N(3))-methyltransferase translates to MRIPRIFHPETLPIIGGEVELSEDAANHIGRVLRMNTGQPLQLFDGSNHVFDAEIVLAGKKSVRVCFTAGKLEDKESPLHLHLGQVMSRGEKMEFTIQKSIELGVNIITPLFSERCGVKLDTGRLEKKVGQWQKIAISACEQCGRNRLPVIRPPMMLEAWCAEQDAALKLNLHPRATQSINTLSLSVSQVRLLIGPEGGLSSNEILLTSEYGFTDILLGPRILRTETTALTVITALQVRFGDLG, encoded by the coding sequence ATGCGAATACCGCGCATTTTTCATCCCGAAACGCTCCCCATTATCGGGGGGGAAGTCGAACTGAGCGAAGATGCCGCCAACCATATTGGCCGCGTGCTGCGGATGAATACCGGCCAACCCCTGCAACTGTTCGACGGCAGTAATCATGTTTTTGACGCAGAAATCGTGCTGGCTGGAAAAAAAAGTGTGCGGGTGTGTTTCACAGCGGGTAAGTTGGAAGACAAAGAATCACCGTTGCACCTGCATCTCGGGCAAGTCATGTCGCGCGGAGAAAAAATGGAGTTCACCATTCAGAAATCCATTGAGCTTGGCGTGAATATCATCACCCCGCTGTTTTCCGAACGGTGCGGCGTAAAACTGGATACCGGGCGTCTGGAGAAGAAAGTCGGGCAGTGGCAAAAAATCGCGATTTCAGCCTGTGAACAATGCGGCCGTAACCGCCTGCCCGTCATCCGTCCGCCCATGATGCTCGAAGCGTGGTGTGCAGAACAGGATGCGGCATTAAAGCTCAATTTGCACCCGCGCGCGACACAGAGTATCAATACATTGTCACTGTCGGTCAGTCAGGTTCGGCTGTTGATTGGCCCCGAAGGAGGACTCTCCTCCAATGAAATTTTGCTGACTTCAGAATACGGATTTACCGACATCCTGCTGGGGCCGCGCATATTGCGCACAGAAACAACTGCACTCACCGTGATTACAGCCTTACAGGTACGTTTCGGCGATCTGGGGTAA
- the speA gene encoding biosynthetic arginine decarboxylase — translation MSDGVIQQGSSATGKHENLRSMQEVAMNDRNASEMLRTYNIAWWGNNYYDVNELGHISVCPDPDIPEARVDLAQLVKALQEENHQRLPALFSFPQILQHRLRSINAAFKRARESFGYEGGYFLVYPIKVNQHRRVIESLVSSGEPLGLEAGSKAELMAVLGHAGMTRTVIVCNGYKDREYIRLALIGEKLGHKVYLVIEKMSEIKTVLEEAERLNVIPRLGVRARLASQGSGKWQSSGGEKSKFGLAAVQVLQLVEMLRAAGRLESLQLLHFHLGSQLANIRDIATGVRESARFYVELHKLGVNIQCFDVGGGLGVDYEGTRSQSDCSVNYGLNEYANNVIWGIGDACNEHGLQHPTVITESGRAVTAHHTVLVSNIIGVERNEFSEPTEPDENAPRALESLWSTWQEIKQPGNRRSLREWLHDSQMDLHDVHTQYTHGMLDLTQRAKAEQLYLSICQKIQQQLDPSNRAHRPVIDELQERMADKLYVNFSLFQSMPDAWGIDQLFPVMPLEGLDKQPVRRAVLLDITCDSDGTIDHYIDGDGIATTMPMPPYDPDNPPLLGFFMVGAYQEILGNMHNLFGDTATVDVFVFQDGSVEIEESDGGNTVAEMLEYVQLDPEVLMARFRDQVKETDLDTALQLQFLEEFETGLYGYTYLEDE, via the coding sequence ATGTCTGACGGCGTGATCCAACAAGGCTCGTCAGCGACGGGTAAACATGAAAATTTGCGCTCCATGCAGGAGGTTGCCATGAATGACCGGAATGCCAGCGAAATGCTTCGTACCTACAATATTGCCTGGTGGGGTAATAATTACTACGATGTCAATGAGTTAGGGCATATCAGCGTTTGTCCCGACCCCGATATTCCTGAGGCCCGCGTCGATCTGGCTCAATTGGTCAAAGCGTTGCAGGAAGAGAATCATCAGCGTCTTCCCGCATTGTTCAGCTTCCCGCAAATTCTTCAGCATCGTCTGCGTTCCATCAATGCCGCATTCAAACGGGCGCGTGAGTCGTTTGGTTACGAAGGGGGGTACTTTCTGGTTTACCCCATCAAAGTAAACCAGCATCGGCGCGTTATTGAATCTCTGGTCAGTTCGGGAGAACCACTGGGACTGGAGGCGGGTTCCAAGGCTGAGCTCATGGCCGTATTGGGTCATGCCGGTATGACGCGTACGGTCATTGTCTGTAACGGTTATAAAGATCGTGAATACATTCGGCTGGCCCTGATTGGCGAAAAGCTCGGGCACAAAGTGTATTTGGTCATTGAAAAAATGTCTGAGATCAAGACGGTTCTGGAAGAGGCGGAGCGTCTTAACGTGATCCCGCGCCTGGGTGTGCGCGCGCGACTGGCCTCGCAAGGTTCTGGTAAATGGCAGTCCAGCGGCGGCGAAAAATCCAAATTTGGTCTGGCTGCGGTCCAGGTGCTGCAACTGGTTGAAATGCTGCGTGCCGCAGGACGGCTGGAAAGTCTGCAACTGCTGCACTTCCATCTGGGCTCTCAACTGGCGAACATTCGCGATATCGCCACGGGCGTGCGTGAATCTGCCCGCTTCTATGTGGAGCTGCACAAACTGGGCGTCAATATTCAGTGCTTCGACGTGGGCGGCGGTTTGGGCGTGGATTATGAAGGAACCCGCTCGCAGTCGGATTGTTCCGTAAATTACGGTCTGAATGAATATGCCAACAATGTGATTTGGGGCATCGGTGACGCCTGTAATGAACACGGATTGCAGCATCCAACCGTCATTACGGAATCGGGTCGCGCGGTGACCGCACACCATACCGTGTTGGTGTCCAACATTATTGGCGTCGAACGCAACGAATTCAGCGAACCAACAGAGCCGGACGAAAATGCGCCGCGCGCATTGGAGAGCCTGTGGTCAACCTGGCAGGAAATTAAACAGCCTGGGAACCGGCGTTCGCTGCGCGAGTGGTTGCATGACAGCCAGATGGATTTGCATGATGTGCACACCCAATATACGCACGGCATGCTGGATTTAACTCAGCGGGCAAAAGCGGAACAGCTCTATCTGAGCATCTGCCAGAAAATTCAGCAACAGTTAGATCCCAGCAATCGCGCTCACCGCCCAGTGATTGACGAATTGCAGGAGCGTATGGCGGATAAGCTCTATGTAAACTTCTCCTTGTTTCAGTCCATGCCGGATGCGTGGGGGATCGATCAGTTGTTCCCGGTCATGCCGTTGGAAGGGCTGGACAAACAGCCGGTACGTCGTGCGGTTTTGCTGGATATTACCTGTGACTCTGATGGCACCATCGATCACTATATTGATGGCGACGGTATTGCGACCACGATGCCGATGCCGCCTTACGATCCAGATAATCCGCCGCTGTTGGGGTTTTTCATGGTTGGCGCCTATCAGGAAATTTTGGGAAATATGCATAACCTGTTTGGCGACACCGCTACCGTCGACGTCTTTGTGTTCCAGGATGGTTCTGTCGAGATTGAAGAGTCTGACGGAGGGAATACGGTTGCCGAAATGCTGGAGTATGTTCAACTGGATCCTGAAGTGCTGATGGCGCGCTTTCGTGATCAGGTTAAAGAAACCGATCTGGACACGGCGTTGCAGTTGCAGTTTCTGGAAGAGTTTGAAACTGGCCTTTACGGTTATACCTATCTGGAAGATGAGTAA
- the endA gene encoding deoxyribonuclease I, which translates to MLRKILVTASAGVGFISAAALSQNINNFTQAKAASVEVNQGAPGTFYCGCAITWQGKKGIPDLESCGYKVRKNEQRASRIEWEHIVPAWQFGHQRRCWQDGGRKNCSKDHIYREMETDLHNLQPAIGEVNGDRGNTMYGQWNGGGGQYGQCEMKVDFKNNRAEPPARARGAIARTYFYMRDRYQLRLSRQQTRLFEAWNEQFPVTQWECTRDRRIAAKQGNHNPYVQQACQ; encoded by the coding sequence ATGCTACGCAAAATTCTTGTTACCGCCTCTGCCGGGGTCGGTTTCATTTCCGCCGCGGCATTGAGTCAAAATATCAATAACTTCACGCAGGCAAAAGCGGCGTCGGTAGAGGTCAATCAGGGCGCGCCGGGAACATTTTATTGTGGCTGCGCCATTACATGGCAAGGTAAAAAAGGGATTCCCGATCTTGAATCCTGCGGCTATAAGGTCAGAAAAAACGAACAACGCGCCAGCCGAATTGAATGGGAACATATCGTCCCTGCCTGGCAGTTCGGTCATCAGCGCCGATGCTGGCAGGATGGCGGCAGAAAAAATTGCAGCAAAGACCATATTTATCGTGAAATGGAAACCGACCTGCATAACCTGCAACCCGCCATCGGTGAAGTCAACGGCGATCGCGGCAACACCATGTATGGACAGTGGAACGGCGGCGGCGGTCAATATGGTCAATGTGAGATGAAAGTCGATTTCAAAAATAATCGGGCGGAGCCGCCAGCCCGCGCCCGTGGCGCCATTGCCCGTACTTACTTCTATATGCGCGACCGCTATCAATTGCGTTTATCCCGCCAGCAAACCCGGTTGTTTGAAGCCTGGAATGAACAATTTCCGGTAACGCAGTGGGAATGCACGCGCGATCGGCGCATCGCCGCAAAACAAGGTAACCACAACCCTTACGTTCAACAGGCTTGCCAGTAA
- the ruvX gene encoding Holliday junction resolvase RuvX: protein MASRTILAFDFGTKSIGVAIGQDITRTARPLTAFKAQDGTPDWQKVGKLMAEWRPALVVVGLPLNMDGTEQPLTARARKFANRLHGRFGVQIALHDERLSTVEARADLFERGGFRALDKDSIDAESAVIILESWFDAQTS from the coding sequence ATGGCAAGCCGAACGATTCTTGCTTTTGATTTCGGGACCAAGAGCATCGGTGTGGCTATCGGTCAGGACATTACGCGGACCGCCCGTCCGCTCACCGCATTTAAAGCCCAAGATGGAACACCTGACTGGCAGAAGGTGGGAAAATTGATGGCAGAGTGGCGGCCAGCCCTCGTCGTTGTCGGCCTGCCGCTCAATATGGACGGAACGGAACAGCCGCTGACAGCACGCGCCAGAAAATTCGCCAATCGCTTGCATGGACGATTTGGTGTCCAGATAGCGCTGCACGATGAGCGTCTGAGTACCGTGGAAGCTCGGGCCGACCTGTTCGAACGCGGCGGTTTTCGGGCACTGGATAAAGACAGCATCGACGCTGAATCGGCGGTCATTATTCTGGAAAGCTGGTTTGATGCGCAAACGTCGTGA
- a CDS encoding YqgE/AlgH family protein — protein MNLQHHFLIAMPALQDTVFKRSVVYICEHNEDGAMGLIINKPMEQFTVDNVLKKLKIAPTPLEPSIRLDKPVFAGGPLADDRGFILHTPCSGFASSIGISEDTMITTSKDVLETLGTAKQPQNTLVALGYSAWESGQLEDELLENAWLTIPADKEILFHTPIAERWRLAAKKLGIDIHNISTEVGHA, from the coding sequence ATGAATTTACAGCATCACTTCCTCATCGCTATGCCAGCACTACAAGACACGGTATTTAAACGTTCGGTGGTCTATATTTGCGAACATAATGAAGACGGCGCCATGGGGCTAATCATCAATAAGCCGATGGAGCAGTTTACTGTGGATAATGTGCTGAAAAAGCTGAAAATAGCCCCCACGCCACTTGAACCCTCCATCCGTTTGGATAAGCCGGTTTTTGCTGGCGGCCCGTTGGCTGACGATCGCGGATTTATTCTGCATACGCCTTGCTCTGGTTTTGCTTCGAGCATCGGTATCTCTGAAGACACAATGATCACCACCTCAAAAGATGTGCTGGAAACACTGGGAACCGCTAAACAGCCACAAAATACCCTGGTCGCATTGGGCTATTCCGCCTGGGAGAGCGGCCAGCTTGAGGATGAATTACTGGAAAACGCCTGGCTGACGATACCTGCGGATAAAGAGATTCTGTTCCACACGCCGATTGCAGAACGTTGGCGCTTGGCGGCGAAAAAGCTGGGAATAGACATCCATAACATTTCAACTGAAGTAGGGCACGCCTGA
- the mpl gene encoding UDP-N-acetylmuramate:L-alanyl-gamma-D-glutamyl-meso-diaminopimelate ligase yields the protein MRIHILGICGTFMGGLALLARSLGHQVTGSDANVYPPMSNLLEEQGITLIQGYDPAQLDPAPDLVIVGNAMSRGNPCVEAVLEQGLPYVSGPQWLHDYVLRDRWVIAVAGTHGKTTTAGMVTWILEDCGYKPGFVIGGVPGNFTVSARLGDSAFMVVEADEYDCAFFDKRSKFVHYSPRTLILNNLEFDHADIFDDLKAIQKQFHHLIRLVPGTGKIILPTNDIHLKQVMGMGCWSEQELVGEEGVWRAKKLSTDASQYQVYLNGELVGEVHWPLVGEHNMHNGLMAIAAAHHVGVLPADACRALGGFINARRRLELRGTEYGVTVYDDFAHHPTAILATLAALRGKVGGTARILAVLEPRSNTMKIGMCKNELAPSLGRADEVFLFQPPHILWQVAEVAESCVQPAHWSADIDTLVDMIVKTAQPGDHILVMSNGGFGNIHNRLLDALKNKAKAGIAAGK from the coding sequence ATGCGTATTCATATCTTAGGTATTTGCGGCACCTTTATGGGTGGCCTGGCGCTGCTGGCCCGTTCATTGGGACATCAGGTAACAGGCTCAGATGCAAACGTTTATCCCCCCATGAGTAACTTACTGGAAGAGCAGGGAATCACGCTGATTCAGGGATACGATCCCGCACAGCTCGATCCTGCCCCGGATCTGGTGATTGTGGGCAACGCGATGTCGCGAGGCAATCCTTGTGTTGAAGCCGTGCTGGAACAAGGGCTTCCTTATGTGTCCGGTCCACAGTGGCTGCATGATTATGTTTTACGCGATCGCTGGGTGATTGCCGTTGCCGGGACGCACGGTAAAACAACGACCGCAGGCATGGTGACCTGGATTCTGGAGGATTGCGGCTATAAGCCCGGCTTTGTCATCGGCGGCGTGCCGGGTAATTTTACCGTTTCAGCTCGCTTAGGCGACAGCGCGTTTATGGTTGTTGAAGCCGACGAATATGACTGTGCGTTCTTCGATAAACGTTCTAAATTTGTTCATTACAGCCCGCGCACGCTTATTTTGAATAACCTCGAATTCGATCACGCCGATATCTTCGACGATCTCAAAGCCATTCAAAAACAGTTTCACCATCTGATACGTCTGGTGCCCGGTACTGGAAAAATCATCTTGCCGACCAATGATATTCACCTCAAGCAAGTCATGGGAATGGGATGCTGGAGCGAGCAGGAACTGGTAGGTGAGGAAGGCGTGTGGCGTGCGAAGAAACTGTCGACCGATGCCAGCCAGTATCAGGTTTACCTGAATGGCGAACTGGTAGGTGAAGTGCATTGGCCGTTGGTCGGCGAGCACAACATGCACAACGGGCTAATGGCCATCGCCGCCGCCCATCATGTCGGCGTACTACCCGCCGATGCCTGCCGCGCCCTGGGGGGATTTATCAATGCCCGCCGCCGCCTTGAGTTACGCGGCACCGAATACGGCGTTACCGTTTACGATGATTTCGCCCACCACCCCACGGCGATCCTCGCGACGCTGGCCGCGTTGCGCGGCAAGGTTGGCGGAACTGCCCGTATTTTGGCCGTGCTTGAACCCCGCTCGAATACCATGAAAATAGGTATGTGTAAAAATGAACTGGCGCCATCACTGGGCCGTGCCGATGAAGTCTTTTTATTCCAGCCACCGCATATTCTCTGGCAGGTCGCGGAGGTAGCTGAATCGTGCGTGCAGCCAGCACACTGGAGCGCAGACATCGATACGCTGGTCGATATGATTGTGAAAACCGCCCAGCCAGGCGATCACATACTGGTAATGAGTAACGGTGGTTTTGGCAACATCCATAACCGACTGCTGGATGCCTTGAAAAACAAGGCTAAAGCAGGGATCGCCGCAGGTAAATAG
- a CDS encoding SprT family zinc-dependent metalloprotease gives MNTPRLPIAHHQAVMRCLRDKLLLANLALNAHYPEPAVNYQQRGTTAGSAWLQHWEIRLNPLLLQENQQAFIDEVVPHELAHLLVFARFGKVQPHGKEWRWMMENVLQVPARRTHRFAVKSVQGRTFAYQCSCRQHELTVRRHNRVQRGETEYRCRDCGKTLQFKVINPI, from the coding sequence ATGAACACACCACGACTTCCCATCGCTCATCATCAGGCGGTTATGCGTTGCCTTCGCGATAAGCTACTGTTGGCTAATCTCGCCCTTAACGCCCATTACCCGGAACCTGCGGTCAACTATCAGCAACGCGGTACGACGGCGGGCAGCGCCTGGCTACAGCACTGGGAAATTCGGCTGAATCCTTTACTGTTGCAGGAAAACCAGCAAGCCTTCATCGATGAGGTTGTTCCCCATGAACTGGCGCATCTGCTGGTCTTTGCCCGTTTCGGCAAAGTGCAGCCACATGGTAAAGAGTGGCGCTGGATGATGGAGAATGTGTTACAGGTTCCGGCAAGGCGTACACATCGCTTTGCCGTGAAATCCGTACAGGGTCGAACTTTCGCTTATCAGTGTAGTTGTCGACAACATGAGTTGACTGTGCGACGCCATAACCGGGTACAGCGCGGCGAAACAGAGTATCGCTGCCGTGATTGCGGGAAAACCTTACAATTCAAAGTAATAAATCCTATTTAA
- the metK gene encoding methionine adenosyltransferase: protein MAKHLFTSESVSEGHPDKIADQISDAVLDAILGQDPKARVACETYVKTGMVLVGGEITTSAWVDIEEITRRTVREIGYVNSEMGFDANSCAVLSAIGKQSPDINQGVDRSDPLQQGAGDQGLMFGYATNETAVLMPAPITYAHLLVQRQSAVRKNGTLPWLRPDAKSQVTFLYDDGKIAGIDAVVLSTQHAEEITQKDLHEAVMEEIIKPVLPAEWLSASTKFFINPTGRFVIGGPMGDCGLTGRKIIVDTYGGAARHGGGAFSGKDPSKVDRSAAYAARYVAKNIVAAGLADRCEIQVSYAIGVAEPTSIMLETFGTEKISTERLTQLVREFFDLRPYGLIQMLDLLHPIYQETAAYGHFGREHFPWEKTDKAVQLREAAGL from the coding sequence ATGGCTAAACACCTTTTTACGTCTGAGTCCGTCTCTGAAGGACATCCTGACAAAATTGCTGACCAGATTTCCGATGCGGTACTTGACGCTATTCTGGGGCAAGACCCTAAAGCTCGTGTCGCTTGCGAGACTTACGTAAAGACCGGAATGGTGTTAGTTGGTGGTGAAATTACCACCAGCGCCTGGGTCGACATTGAAGAGATCACGCGCCGTACCGTACGTGAGATCGGTTATGTGAATTCCGAGATGGGCTTTGATGCCAACTCTTGTGCGGTGCTGAGCGCCATTGGCAAGCAATCTCCTGATATCAATCAGGGCGTTGACCGCAGCGATCCGCTACAACAGGGTGCAGGTGATCAGGGTCTGATGTTTGGTTACGCAACCAACGAGACGGCTGTGCTGATGCCGGCGCCGATAACTTACGCCCACCTTCTGGTTCAACGTCAGTCAGCAGTGCGTAAAAACGGCACGCTGCCGTGGCTGCGCCCGGATGCGAAAAGCCAGGTCACCTTCCTGTATGACGATGGTAAAATTGCCGGTATTGATGCGGTAGTGTTGTCTACCCAGCATGCGGAAGAGATTACCCAGAAAGACCTGCATGAAGCGGTTATGGAAGAGATCATTAAACCTGTCCTTCCGGCTGAATGGCTCTCCGCCAGTACAAAATTCTTCATCAACCCAACCGGACGCTTTGTTATCGGCGGTCCAATGGGTGATTGCGGGCTGACCGGGCGTAAAATCATCGTGGATACCTATGGTGGCGCTGCGCGCCACGGCGGTGGCGCTTTCTCTGGTAAAGATCCCTCTAAGGTTGACCGTTCAGCCGCTTATGCCGCGCGTTATGTCGCCAAAAATATCGTTGCCGCAGGTTTGGCGGATCGTTGTGAGATCCAGGTTTCCTACGCGATCGGCGTGGCAGAGCCGACTTCGATCATGCTCGAAACCTTTGGAACGGAAAAGATCTCCACCGAACGCCTCACCCAACTGGTACGTGAGTTTTTCGACCTGCGGCCTTATGGATTAATCCAGATGCTGGATCTGCTGCACCCCATCTATCAGGAAACCGCAGCTTACGGTCACTTCGGCCGCGAGCACTTCCCCTGGGAAAAAACCGACAAGGCCGTGCAATTACGTGAAGCCGCGGGTTTATAA
- a CDS encoding helix-turn-helix transcriptional regulator, producing MLSVKPVNRFTLQQARKQCIFIIDGSSEGFEEYYESIRTHFYNMASSFIIINNSLNHQPVCIDKKTILISKSTPIDYLYQLFDTVHLNDRRFFNPVRLSKSEYAVFQYWCAGYTAEAIAAITGLNKKSVLNSKSRLLNKYGLQDKNSLLLIAKILFRDNIIEESGDSHNSLKNNNTMGSFI from the coding sequence ATGCTATCCGTAAAGCCTGTTAATAGGTTTACGCTGCAACAAGCAAGAAAGCAGTGTATTTTCATCATTGATGGCAGCAGTGAAGGGTTTGAGGAATACTACGAATCCATAAGAACGCATTTTTATAATATGGCCTCATCATTCATTATCATCAATAACTCACTTAACCATCAGCCGGTGTGTATTGATAAAAAAACGATTCTTATTTCTAAGTCAACACCGATAGATTACCTTTATCAACTATTCGACACCGTGCACCTTAATGACAGGCGTTTCTTCAATCCTGTCAGGTTATCCAAATCGGAGTATGCGGTTTTTCAGTATTGGTGTGCGGGTTACACAGCAGAAGCGATCGCCGCAATCACCGGGCTAAATAAAAAATCAGTCCTGAACAGTAAATCAAGATTACTGAATAAATATGGGCTTCAGGATAAAAACTCCTTACTGCTTATTGCAAAGATTCTCTTCAGAGATAACATAATCGAAGAATCCGGGGATAGCCATAACTCATTGAAAAACAACAATACCATGGGATCTTTCATCTGA
- the fbp gene encoding class 1 fructose-bisphosphatase, producing the protein MKTLGEFIVEKQHDFSHATGELTALLSAIKLGAKIIHRDINKAGLVDILGTSGISNIQGEVQMKLDLYANEKLKAALKARGEVAGIASEEEDEIVIFDGDRAENAKYVVLMDPLDGSSNIDVNVSVGTIFSIYRRITPLGMPVTEQDFLQPGHKQVAAGYIVYGSSTMLVYTTGHGVHAFTYDPSLGVFCLSHEKVCFPEKGNMYSINEGNYIKFPTGVKKYIKYCQEQDEATQRPYTSRYIGSLVADFHRNLLKGGIYLYPSTASYPKGKLRLLYECNPMAFLAEQAGGKASDGKNRILDITPEKLHQRSPFFVGTETMVNDVERFIREFPDA; encoded by the coding sequence ATGAAAACGCTAGGCGAATTTATCGTTGAAAAACAGCACGATTTCTCTCACGCCACCGGTGAGCTTACCGCGCTGTTATCAGCCATCAAGCTGGGCGCCAAAATTATCCACCGCGATATCAATAAAGCGGGTCTGGTGGATATTTTAGGCACCAGCGGTATCTCCAATATTCAGGGCGAAGTACAGATGAAACTCGATCTGTACGCCAATGAAAAATTGAAGGCCGCTTTGAAAGCGCGTGGTGAAGTTGCTGGTATCGCTTCTGAAGAAGAAGACGAAATCGTCATCTTCGACGGGGATCGGGCTGAGAACGCCAAGTATGTGGTATTGATGGACCCGCTGGACGGTTCTTCCAACATTGATGTTAACGTCTCCGTCGGCACCATTTTCTCTATTTACCGTCGTATTACCCCGCTTGGCATGCCGGTAACGGAACAAGACTTTCTACAGCCGGGCCACAAACAGGTTGCCGCTGGTTACATCGTTTACGGTTCCTCTACCATGCTGGTATACACGACGGGACACGGTGTCCACGCGTTCACCTATGATCCCTCTCTCGGTGTATTCTGCCTGTCGCATGAAAAAGTTTGCTTCCCGGAAAAAGGGAATATGTACTCTATTAACGAAGGGAACTACATTAAGTTTCCTACCGGTGTGAAGAAATATATCAAATACTGTCAGGAGCAGGACGAAGCGACGCAACGTCCTTACACCTCGCGCTATATTGGTTCACTGGTGGCGGATTTTCATCGTAACCTGTTGAAAGGCGGTATTTATCTTTATCCAAGCACCGCAAGTTATCCGAAAGGCAAACTGCGTCTGCTGTACGAATGCAACCCGATGGCGTTTTTGGCGGAGCAGGCGGGCGGTAAAGCCAGCGATGGCAAAAACCGTATTCTGGACATCACGCCGGAGAAATTGCACCAGCGTTCGCCTTTTTTTGTAGGGACAGAAACCATGGTGAATGATGTTGAGCGTTTTATCCGCGAGTTCCCGGACGCATAA